From the Gavia stellata isolate bGavSte3 chromosome 22, bGavSte3.hap2, whole genome shotgun sequence genome, one window contains:
- the TRIM25 gene encoding E3 ubiquitin/ISG15 ligase TRIM25: MAVLHRSPSEPGLAALEEELTCSICLCLFSSPVTVPCGHNFCAACLELSWAGLSGSFSCPQCRATFAGRPQLQKNTVLCRVVEQLQGCAGAEEKAAAAGCGAEEKAGCGAEAPPVFCDSCLQAPAVQTCLTCTASFCPEHLRPHQDSPAFRDHQLCPPLRDLQQRKCPRHNKLFEFFCSQHGVCICSLCLLGHKLCHTTPLQLARANAESALKKKLMELHNQCERAAQAMTTVKTNQSQAAETAVRRTDLIRSEFSEIKALIEERENQTLKIIADEEKRVCSKFDYIYGVLGNKKNEIQSLKDQIEMALTEDDDILFLKRAAALQRTSAKDAFVPVIEMDENLIHSTYQSAINLKDIVKLSVTQCKEKKAEVKLTPGKTRPRPAASPNRAFVGKKPPGPQHMPKEKILHQTQATLTVEADTKEKKKPAKVAPTTGPLNAAAAASTKELIDSFLKKSREELLQYAANITLDYNTAHNKVILSERYTRMSVSDTPLNYNHHPQRFIDCSQVLGFQCFKRGIHYWEVEIQQNNFCGIGICYGSMDRQGPESRLGRNSSSWCIEWFNSKISSWHNDVEKCLPNVKATKIGVLLHCEGGFVIFMAVGEKHNLIYKFKTQFTEALYPAFWLFSSGTVLSLCQAKQ, encoded by the exons ATGGCGGTGCTGCACCGGTCGCCGTCGGAGCCGGGCCTGGCGGCGCTGGAGGAGGAGCTGACCTGCTCCATCTGCCTCTGCCTCTTCAGCAGCCCGGTGACGGTGCCCTGCGGGCACAACTTCTGCGCCGCCTGCCTGGAGCTCTCCTGGGCCGGGCTGTCGGGGAGCTTCAGCTGCCCGCAGTGCCGGGCCACCTTCGCGGGCCGCCCGCAGCTGCAGAAGAACACGGTGCTGTGCCGGGTGGtggagcagctccagggctgcGCCGGGGCCGAGGagaaggcggcggcggcggggtgcGGGGCGGAGGAGAAGGCGGGGTGCGGGGCGGAGGCGCCCCCCGTCTTCTGCGACAGCTGCCTGCAGGCGCCGGCCGTGCAGACCTGCCTGACCTGCACCGCCTCCTTCTGCCCCGAGCACCTGCGGCCGCACCAGGACAGCCCCGCCTTCCGCGAccaccagctctgcccgccCCTGCGCGACCTGCAGCAGCGCAAGTGCCCGCGGCACAACAAGCTCTTCGAGTTCTTCTGCAGCCAGCACGGCGTCTGCAtctgctccctctgcctcctcGGGCACAAGCTGTGTCACACCACCCCCCTGCAGCTGGCCAGAGCCAACGCCGAG TCGGCGCTGAAGAAGAAACTGATGGAGCTGCATAATCAGTGTGAGAGAGCTGCCCAGGCAATGACCActgtgaaaacaaaccaaagccaaGCTGCT GAAACAGCTGTCAGAAGGACAGATTTGATTAGAAGTgagttttcagaaattaaagctttaattgaagaaagagaaaatcagaccttaaaaataattgcagatgaagaaaaaagagttTGCAGTAAGTTTGATTATATTTACGGTGTTCTGGGAAATAAGAAGAATGAAATTCAGTCTCTCAAAGATCAGATTGAGATGGCGCTGACTGAAGATGATGACATTCTGTTTTTGAAG agagcagcagcactgcaacGAACTTCAGCAAAAGATGCTTTCGTCCCTGTGATTGAAATGGACGAAAACTTGATACATTCCACTTACCAGTCTGCCATTAACCTTAAAGACATTGTGAAACTTTCAGTGACTCAgtgtaaggagaaaaaagcagaag TAAAACTAACACCTGGGAAAACTAGGCCCCGTCCAGCGGCTTCTCCGAACAGAGCCTTTGTTGGGAAAAAGCCTCCAGGACCAC AGCATATGCCCAAAGAGAAAATCCTTCACCAGACTCAAGCCACTTTGACGGTGGAGGCAGATACCA aggagaaaaagaaacctgctaaagTTG CGCCAACCACGGGACCGCTAAATGCTGCAGCTGCCGCTTCAACTAAGGAGCTGATAGacagctttctgaagaaatccaGGGAGGAGCTTTTGCAGT ATGCTGCTAACATCACACTGGATTACAACACAGCTCATAACAAAGTGATTCTGTCTGAGAGGTATACCAGGATGTCTGTCTCGGACACCCCCCTGAATTATAACCACCACCCCCAGCGCTTCATCGATTGTTCCCAAGTGCTGGGGTTCCAGTGCTTCAAGAGAGGCATCCACTACTGGGAAGTGGAAATACAGCAGAACAACTTCTGCGGCATTGGCATCTGCTACGGCAGCATGGACCGGCAGGGGCCAGAGAGTCGcctggggaggaacagcagTTCTTGGTGTATTGAGTGGTTTAATTCCAAAATATCATCCTGGCATAATGATGTTGAAAAGTGCTTACCCAATGTGAAGGCTACCAAGATTGGTGTGCTGCTCCACTGCGAGGGAGGGTTTGTGATTTTCATGGCTGTTGGGGAGAAGCATAACTTGATCTACAAATTCAAAACCCAGTTTACTGAAGCCTTGTACCCTGCCTTCTGGTTATTTTCCAGTGGCactgttctctctctctgccaAGCGAAACAGTAA
- the LOC104262070 gene encoding meteorin-like protein has protein sequence MYPTRALRVILEPNLSSARHTTVCIKPASDFQGASIYVEHAGQLHLVVSEAEGARPHHVSCFSAHTPQRVALFLQASPQRDISRRTASFQYELLSNQSAAGPDFKKMALVEAMCRPCDNVELLMAICSSDFVVKGSIRNVSHDSENHMSQVDVSIQKVYRQKTRIFQQDEASGGWRGPIRTLLQCKVKKGGGDFLFTGNEHFGEAWLGCAPRFKDFMFIYQAARERGANPCEFQLN, from the exons ATGTACCCCACACGAGCCCTGCGCGTCATTCTGGAGCCCAACCTCTCCAGTGCCCGGCACACCACTGTCTGCATCAAGCCCGCCAGTGACTTCCAGGGTGCCAGCATCTACGTGGAACATGCTGGGCAGCTGCATCTGGTGGTAAGCGAGGCAGAAGGGGCTCGGCCCCACCACGTGTCTTGCTTCAGTGCCCACACGCCGCAACGAGTGGCCCTCTTCCTGCAGGCCAGCCCGCAGAGGGACATCAGCCGCCGGACGGCCAGCTTCCAGTATGAGCTGCTGAGCAACCAGAGCGCTGCTGGCCCCGACTTCAAAAAGATGGCACTGGTCGAAG ctaTGTGTCGTCCTTGTGACAACGTGGAGCTTCTTATGGCCATTTGCAGCAGTGATTTTG TGGTGAAAGGATCTATCCGAAACGTTTCCCATGATTCAGAGAACCACATGTCACAGGTCGATGTCAGCATCCAAAAAGTCTAcagacagaaaaccagaattttccAGCAGGATGAAGCAAGTGGTGGATGGCGAGGCCCTATACGAACCCTGCTGCAATGCAAGGTGAAGAAGGGAGGCGGAGATTTCCTTTTCACTGGGAATGAACATTTTGGTGAAGCTTGGTTGGGCTGCGCTCCTCGGTTTAAAGATTTCATGTTCATTTACCAGGCCGCCAGAGAAAGAGGAGCCAACCCATGTGAGTTTCAGCTCAACTGA
- the DGKE gene encoding diacylglycerol kinase epsilon gives MEGTESRTGTSSSVVADWSLVVWTLCSVILPVLITLWCSFQRSRRQLLIRDIFRKSKHDWHYTDLFGQPSYCCVCAQHILQGAFCNCCGLRVSEGCLKKADQLFLCKEIMMRSDGGAHSSMPHHWIRGNVPLCSCCMICKQQCGTQPKLCDYRCVWCQYTVHDECMMGCLKTEECTFGEFRDLIIPPYYLSTINQMRKEKRTNYEKVVPYCRKHWMPVIILANTRSGNNMGETLLGEFKILLNPVQVFDLSKIAPAKALQLCTLLPCNAVRVLVCGGDGTVGWVLDAIDEMKIKGQERYIPQVAILPLGTGNDLSNTLGWGAGYAGEVPVEQILRNIMEADGIKLDRWKVQVTNKGYYNLRKPKVFTMNNYFSIGPDALMALNFHAHREKTPSLFSSRIINKAVYFFYGTKDCLVQECKDLNKKVELELDGERIELPNLEGIIVLNIGYWGGGCRLWEGMGDEPYPLARHDDGLLEVVGVHGSFHCAQIQVKLANPVRLGQAHTVRLILKSSKMPMQVDGEPWAQGPCTVTITHKTHALMLYHSGEQTDDEASSMSEQDHVREQTDEDV, from the exons ATGGAAGGGACGGAGAGCAGAACCGGCACTTCCTCCTCGGTCGTCGCAGACTGGAGTTTGGTGGTTTGGACTCTGTGCTCTGTGATCCTGCCGGTGCTGATCACCTTGTGGTGCAGCTTCCAGCGGTCCCGGCGGCAGCTGTTAATACGAGACATCTTTCGCAAGAGCAAGCATGACTGGCACTACACAGACCTCTTCGGCCAGCCCTCCTACTGCTGCGTCTGTGCTCAGCACATCCTTCAGGGTGCTTTCTGCAACTGCTGCGGGCTGCGTGTCAGCGAGGGATGCCTCAAGAAGGCTGACcagctttttctctgcaaggAAATTATGATGAGGAGCGATGGTGGAGCCCACAGCTCTATGCCTCACCACTGGATCAGAGGCAACGTACcactctgcagctgctgcatgaTATGCAAACAGCAGTGCGGCACACAGCCCAAGCTCTGCGACTACAG ATGTGTGTGGTGTCAGTACACTGTACATGATGAATGCATGATGGGTTGTTTAAAGACTGAGGAATGTACGtttggagaattcagagacttaaTTATTCCACCGTACTATTTGTCTACAATCAACCAGATGCGTAAAGAGAAAAGAACCAATTATGAAAAG GTAGTACCCTACTGCAGAAAACACTGGATGCCAGTAATCATACTGGCTAATACTCGTAGTGGAAACAACATGGGTGAAACTTTACTAGGAGAATTTAAAATTCTGCTGAACCCTGTTCAG gTTTTTGATCTAAGCAAAATTGCACCTGCTAAAGCACTCCAACTTTGTACCTTGCTGCCTTGCAACGCTGTCAGGGTTCTtgtctgtggtggggatggCACAGTAGGCTGGGTCCTGGATGCAATTGATGAAATGAAGATAAAG GGGCAAGAACGTTATATTCCACAAGTTGCAATTTTACCTCTGGGAACAGGTAATGACCTGTCTAATACACTGGGCTGGGGTGCAGGTTATGCTGGAGAAGTCCCTGTAGAGCAAATCTTACGAAATATCATGGAGGCAGATGGAATCAAACTAGACAG ATGGAAGGTTCAAGTAACGAACAAAGGATACTACAACTTAAGGAAACCAAAG GTGTTCACAATGAACAACTACTTTTCTATAGGACCTGATGCTCTCATGGCTTTAAATTTTCATGCTCATCGTGAGAAGACtccctctctgttttccagcagaatTATTAATAAG gctgtttattttttttatggaaCCAAAGATTGCTTAGTACAAGAATGTAAAGATCTTAACAAAAAGGTTGAG CTAGAGTTGGATGGTGAGAGAATCGAGTTGCCCAATTTGGAAGGCATCATTGTCCTGAATATTGGATATTGGGGAGGTGGCTGTAGGCTCTGGGAAGGAATGGGTGATGAACCTTACCCCTTGGCAAG ACATGATGATGGACTTCTGGAAGTTGTTGGCGTTCATGGTTCTTTCCACTGTGCCCAGATTCAAGTGAAGCTAGCAAATCCTGTTCGCTTAGGGCAGGCACACACAGTGAGG CTGATCTTGAAGAGTTCAAAGATGCCGATGCAGGTGGATGGAGAGCCATGGGCTCAGGGGCCCTGCACTGTTACCATAACTCATAAGACACATGCACTGATGTTGTATCACTCGGGTGAACAAACAGATGACGAAGCTTCCAGCATGTCTGAGCAAGACCACGTGAGAGAACAGACGGATGAAGACGTATAG